The DNA sequence GGCGGCGTAATCGTCGACCTTCAGCCGGTCACCCGAAACGTTGTACTTGGCAAGCGTGTCGCGGATCGCCTCGCGCGCCAGAAGCTCCTCGATCGTCACGCAGGCTGCTTCCGCAAGGGCATGACATAGACATCAAGGTGACGCAGCTTGCCCACCTCGTCGAACTCGTAGATCGTCACGGTGTTGGAAACGTCGGTTTCGCCGCCGCGCGTGTTGCGCTCCTCAAGTTCCAGGATCACGCGGCCGGGGGTCTCGGTGATCCGCCGCAGGGTGCCTTCCCACGAGGTATGCCCGCCGAACTGCGTGACGTAATAGCGGTAGGTCGGCCAGTCGATCACTTCCGCCTGCGGCCCCAGGAATACGCCTTCACGGATGAATTCCGCCGTATTCACCAGCCCTTCGATCTCGGCCCAGTCGGCATCGCCAAGCGGCCCGGCCTTGGCCTTGTCGGTCAGCCGGGTGAAGGCTTCGCTGTAGGCGATGACCGATTGCGAAAGTCCGGTGAACCCGCTCGACGGGGGCATTTCGTTGGCCATGTTTTCCTCTCCTCCTTGCGGCTTCAGCTCATCACCTGTCCGCCATCCACATTGATCGATTGCCCGGTAATCGTCCGCGCCTCGTCCGAGGCCAGGAACAGCGCCAGGTTGGCAACGTCCTCGGTCGTCGAAAAGGTCCGCAGGGCGACATTGCCGGTCAGGCCTGCCTTGATCTCTTCAAGCGTGACGCCCTTCTCGCCCGCGATCCGCTTCATGTAATTGACCATCAAGTCGGTCTCGATTGCGCCGGGCACCACGCAATTGCAGCGGATGCCGAACTCGCCGACCTCCTTGGCGATGACCTTGGTCAGCACGCGAAGCGCACCCTTGGCGGCCGAATAGTGGCTTTTGCGGACCATGCCATCCCAGCCCGCACCGGAAGAGAAATTGACGATCGCACCAGTCTTGCGTTCCAGCATGGAGCGGTTGAGAACCTCGCGGCTGCACAGCATCGCGGCCATGCAATCGACCTTGTAGGTATCGAGGAAATTGTCGACCGTCTGTTCCCAGATGAATTTGTCCGCGCCGGGAACCGCGGCATTGTTCATCAGCACGTCGACCTGGCCCCAGCGGCTCATCGCCGCTTCCACCATCGCGGCGACATCTGCTTCGTTGGTGACATCGGCCTGCACGGCGATGGCATCGGGGCCAATGGCTTGCGCCTCTGCGGCGACCAGTTCAAGCCGGCGCGCGGCCATGACGACCCTGGCCCCCTCTTCCACCAGCATCCGCGACATCACGGGGCCAAGGCCGGTAGAGGCGCCGGTGACCACGGCCACCTTCCCGGCAAAGCGCTGGCCGGCGCGGCTCATATGTCGAGCACCTTCTTCATCGTCGCATGGCTCTCAGGCGAACCATCGAGCGCACGGTTGAAGCGTTCGACGATGCGCCAGCCATCCGCCGTGCGCTTCAGCGTCCAGTGATTGACTGCCGCGCGCCAGAGGAACCAGCGCTCGCCTTCCTTGAGGATCACCACCGAATAGCCGACCGCCTGGGCATCATCGCCCTCGACCGTGATCTTCGGAGTGGCCGTCAGGTGCGCGCAGCCGGTGTTGACGAGATCGAGGTGCCCCGGCCAGGCATACATCCCGGCGATCTCGTCCGGGGCTTCGAGCCGTTTCGCGCCGCCATCGGGCAGGGTGAAATTATAGCCCCCGCCCGGAACCCAGAGCTCCCCGGCCGGCCCGGCGGTGGCACTATCCACCAGCGGGCCATAGCTCATCAGCAGGTTCTGGATTTCAAGCTGGTCTTCCGCCCGTTGCAGGCGGCGTTCAAGCTCTAGTAGCCGCGCTTCTCGATCCAATCTTCACTCTCCCCGGGACGATATGTGACGCCCGGCGTTTTCCCGGACTTGGTCTTGAGATCAAAGCCGATGGCATCCGCGCCACCTTCGATCGGCACGCCGAAGGCGGAAATCGCCCAGCTGGTCATCACATAGTTGCCGACCAGCATGACCAGATCCATCATCTGTTCCTGGCTCAGCGTCTTCTGCAGCGTGGCCCAGGTCGCATCGGAAACGTTGTTGGTCTTGATCAGTTCGTCGCAGGTCGAGAGGATCGCGCGCTCTTCCTCGGTGAATTCATTGGCGGCTTCCGGAAAATCGCGGATCTGGGCGATCTCCTCAAGTGTGATCCCGGCCTGCATGGCATAGCCAACATGGTTGTGCCATTCGTAGATCGAGTTGACCAACACCGCGACGCGCAGCACGACGAATTCGAGCTGGCGGTTGTTCAGCGTGTGGCCGGTCATGAAGTACTTGCCGTAGTGGCTCCATGCCAGCGCCAGCGGCGGATGGTTTGCCATCACGTTGATGATATTGGTCTTGGAGCCTTCTTCCCAGGAATTCGGCTCGCCCCAGAACGACTGCACTTCGCGCGTGGCGTCGGTCCAGGTTTCCTTGGGCGGCCACTTGATGCGGAATTCGTTGGGAACGGTCGACACGGGATTTCTCTCCTGGGTGAATATTTGAACGCTAGTTCAAGGCTTGCTGCCCGCAGGTCAAGCGCGGAAAGGTGCTATCGCCCCCGCGTCAGGTTACCGACCAGCCCGCATCCACGCAAATCGTCTGGTTGGTGACATAGCGGGCGATGGGCGAGACGAAATAGGCGACG is a window from the Novosphingobium sp. TH158 genome containing:
- a CDS encoding SDR family NAD(P)-dependent oxidoreductase, which gives rise to MSRAGQRFAGKVAVVTGASTGLGPVMSRMLVEEGARVVMAARRLELVAAEAQAIGPDAIAVQADVTNEADVAAMVEAAMSRWGQVDVLMNNAAVPGADKFIWEQTVDNFLDTYKVDCMAAMLCSREVLNRSMLERKTGAIVNFSSGAGWDGMVRKSHYSAAKGALRVLTKVIAKEVGEFGIRCNCVVPGAIETDLMVNYMKRIAGEKGVTLEEIKAGLTGNVALRTFSTTEDVANLALFLASDEARTITGQSINVDGGQVMS
- a CDS encoding nuclear transport factor 2 family protein — its product is MDREARLLELERRLQRAEDQLEIQNLLMSYGPLVDSATAGPAGELWVPGGGYNFTLPDGGAKRLEAPDEIAGMYAWPGHLDLVNTGCAHLTATPKITVEGDDAQAVGYSVVILKEGERWFLWRAAVNHWTLKRTADGWRIVERFNRALDGSPESHATMKKVLDI
- a CDS encoding carboxymuconolactone decarboxylase family protein — encoded protein: MSTVPNEFRIKWPPKETWTDATREVQSFWGEPNSWEEGSKTNIINVMANHPPLALAWSHYGKYFMTGHTLNNRQLEFVVLRVAVLVNSIYEWHNHVGYAMQAGITLEEIAQIRDFPEAANEFTEEERAILSTCDELIKTNNVSDATWATLQKTLSQEQMMDLVMLVGNYVMTSWAISAFGVPIEGGADAIGFDLKTKSGKTPGVTYRPGESEDWIEKRGY